Genomic window (Henningerozyma blattae CBS 6284 chromosome 10, complete genome):
AACAgttgatttttttcactaGATCTATTGCTGCATATCGCCTGATAGTGTTGATGAACTTTTTCAATGTCTACCATTGTTTTAGCATCTACAATGTGAtaagtattattttgtacTTCAGATTCAATagaattcaattcaattgatgaaaataaattaatttgtCTATTAATATCCTGATTTAACTCTATTTTTGGATGAATATGCAgttgttttaataaattaaaggtAGATTGGCTTACAAAaatcaattcttttaatctcttaatatattctaatttataGCAGTCGATGAGCTCAATAGTTTCTTTAGTTCGTTTTTCGGAAATGTTATtcaaagtattattataaagtatcatatttttattttctgtaataaaattcattaaattatcatatttttctgcttcaatattttccatCGAAATCTCATTCCCCAATATTTTGGTTGAATCAATGCCATACAAggtttttaaatttttataaaggTGAATAGCATTTTCCATTGTTGGTATCATGGCTAGATTTGAAGTACTAttgtcattattaaaacCTGAAATTTTGGTAGaagttttaatttcttcatcaccagttgatttaagaatttttctaaatttaataacattatctaaatattccaaaagCAATGGGATATATTTATCTAGTATGTAAACTCTggatttattcaaaattttttccttATTTAATAAGGTTAATTCCTTTCGTGGAGATGGTGcgtttttatattcttcattCACCATGCCATTTCTAATGTATAAATCAGGAATAGTTTTAATACCTGATGGGTCATTTATGATCTCCAATATTCTATTAAGATATTGCtgttttaaatcatttttaagtGAAAGAGCattcattttttcatttgctgaactataataattctctatagatttggaaaaatgGTTGAAAATAACTGATTCATTTTGATGGATTTCATTGTTTGTATAACCTATCTTATTATAAATGTGATTCAAATCATTCATTAGTTTAATCATTTGATTAGATATGctgtttaaattttcacGGTATACTTGCTTGCTAATCGAATCAATAGAATCATCCACTTTGCTTTTCTTTCCTTCCATTTTTTTAGGAATGGCTATTATAGACTTACTTGATTGATAGGATAATGGACTATTAGTGTTTAAATAATCTATTTTAATTGGGGTTAAGGAAGCTAAATTTTGAGGATCTGGATCGCTCattattctatttaaattaaatgtaATCGGTGACATATTATAACTTTCTACAGGAGCCGAAGCTGAACTGATGTTTCTATTATTTgctaaaatattacaagatGAAGGTATTGATTGCAATGCTGTTCCATCTGATACTGAAATATTCGAAGAATGAACTTCATCTGTGCTTGACGGTTCAAATATTAGACCACTATGACTATTTTGCTTAATTAATGACATTTCGTTGGATTTGCTTCCTTCTCTAGTAGATTCACAATCTGCCATCGTATGCCGGTTATTGCGAAGGATATCTCTACAAAATTATGAgcttttgaattaaatttaatatatgtTATTGTGGGTATTCGTACGgttataaaaataagtaGATTATTCTGTACTTCTATATTAATGCGTAATAATATAAGAAAGGAtccaaattttaatttgaaaatcgTGGactattttaaaaaaattcgtTTATTGTAAACAATTAATTCCTGATATGAAATCTATAACCTCAAGAGCAATCCATTAATTCgattttcaattctaattctaattcttgaatttcGTTAGTCTTAATTCTGAAAGAGTAGCCCAAATTCTTGCTGccttattttattttttttgaagatgCCGTATGTTTAcctttttccattttaggaaaatagaaataatacaCAAACCTGTTCGAAACCTGCGCAAGACACTTTTtacatttaaataaaatagaatacCCTGCTCAACTATgctatataatattaaccTTCACTAATTAGATAAATtgtcaattttttttaaaatttggaattgtAGCATTCTAGTCCATATCCTCTTTCATTTCATCTTGGCAAAAGTGTATTGTATCAGTAGCtatatagaaaaatttaccaaaaaaaggaggtatattatttattgattaGAAAGGTATAAACATTataaaaagatattgaatatttggtCTATTGTTTTTCTTGTGTTTTGGCAATATGGGatatttttagtattttAGCGCCAATAATCTATCCGGAGCGATGAgctgaaaaaaatacagCTTAGTGATCacaaaacaatttttaaaacatgATTATTCAGTAAATTGCCAGATACtaaaattatctaaagCATATATATCTAGTTATACTCAAGTAATACATGGATATATTACAAGATGACTGTGACAGATGGGGTTCcaaatattgatgaaaCCACCTATTATTCGGTTCTGGGCTTAACGTCCAAAGCCTCAGTTTCTGAGATTAGAAAATCTTACATGAAATTAGCCAAATCATTACATCCAGATAAATCTAAATCGAATGCATCcgaagaattatttaaaattgtttcCAATGCACACTCCATTCTGATAGATCCTGAATTGAAACTTGATTACGATAATACCTTATTAAGAACAGGCCTATACACTTATAAACCATCTGTAAGCACACAATCTTCAAAACCGAACAATacttcatcaaataaaacaCAGAACTCATCGCCTTATCATACGTCAAACTCGCCTACAAAATCACATACAAAATACTCCacaaataatcaatatttttcatcatatAATACTAAAATACATACGGAGCATTATAACAAGCATAATCCACATTCCTATAAGAAACATACTAAACCAGTCgatattccaaattatAATTCTAAAAGAAAAGCTCAACCATATGAAAAGCAGCCTTATGGATTCGGTACtacttcaaatattaaacctCAATCCAAAACACATGATAAACCTCGACCAAAAGCACATGATAAACCTTCTCAAACTAATAGTTATTCTACACATTCTAAACCAgcatttaatttaaaatccTATGAAACGAGAAATAAAACAAGTATCCCAACTAAGAAAATGGAAAAggaatctaataataagaacGATATACTAAATGTTAATGGAAAGAAAAGTACAAAAGATTTCTTAAATGAGACATTAAACAATTCGCATTCATCACAGCCTAATGTCACGGAACCTACAAATAGAACAAGACCATTTCTTGAGgaaattgaagatgaagcAATTACATcaatgaaatttaaaaatccCAAAGTTACTTCTACTGAGAACAAGAATAATGCTGTTAAATTAAACCTAAATGGATTTTCAAGTCAGAGATCACGTCATTATGCAAGAACAAAATctgataattataattataaaaatactaGGAAATCCAAATCACCTACCAGGATTAAATCCACAGAAATTACCGGGAATTGGGATAACTTAAAGGAAATTCtggaaaaattaaataaagagactagtagtattaataaaacAGATCAAAACTCTCATTcagaattaaattttcgAAGTGGACTTTCAGACTTTCAACAAATCCAGAATTCTTTACCTTCCTCAGATGATCAAGATAAATCGTTTAATATGAACGAAATGTTTGATTTACTTGTAGATGAACTACCAGGCCCTAAGAGacagaaaatatttagcGGACTCTccaataatgaagaatctGATTCAGAAGTGTTACTTTCCAACCCAATAAATCGCACATTACCACATGCTTATAAACCCGAATTCATACCATTAGAACAATACAATATCGACTTGGATTTAGTCGACATACCGATACCCCATCCTCCTACTGCTTTCAATTTAGATACAAGTAGCAttacaaatattgaaaattataagaAACAAGTCATTGAATTTCATGAAACTTGCAATGCATTAAAAACTGAAATTCTTAAACGACAATTATTAAGAATTAATAGCGAAGATTTTCTTCTTGAAAGATTAGTTAGAATAGAAAATTGTGAGAATTGGATATCTTCTCAAAATTATGATTTACATCTACTAGCTAAGTTAACTGAAATTCAAAACGTACAAAACGTAGTTTCcattgaatttaataatttaatgaaaaaccTGTCTGGCTTGACCAATTAAACAACCATTCTATATTTAGAAAggagaaaagaaaaaaagtgGCATTGGCGGCAATTTAGTTTGTTTTCAATGCAATTTATGTTTTGtgaactatttttttcattacttAAAGAATCATTGAAGAGTTTGAAAATTACTAAGCCTTTTTAGTTCATTTTCTCCATATGAATCGCGTAGGCAGATGGTAAACGGAATAATTCTCCGAAGAATATTATGCATATTAATAACTCGAGAAAAagttaattaaaattaatttaaaaaatatgctGAATTAATTTAGGGTGTGTATTGACTGAATAAAGATCGACGAACACTATTACATTGTAGCTTCACTTAtcgttttttttatttttatttttattttttttttattttttttttgttaacTAGTTTGGAAGTCCTTAAAACATACCACACCTACTCGATTTATTCATCtcgatatatatatatttaagcAAAGGAGCTTCGCACTAATTTACTAGGACATCATATATAGGCAAATAATGGTAAATCCATTGACTAAATTTAGTAACAGTTCAACCATGCTACTTGAAAATTCTAAGACAAGTGATGACAAGCAAAATAATTACAGGTCACATGAACTATCAATTGATACTACTATGAAGAATTCTTTAGAAGAATCTGATGATATTATGAATGATCCTAGtagtaatattataatagcAGGTCTCTCGGATACTCAAACAAGTAGCGTTTGGAATAAGATCAATcaagaagaattagaatataCAGGAGTCACTACCATTGAGAATTTTCTTGAGGCTGAATTAGATGGAGAAGAAAATAACGAAGTTCGATGGTTTCAAGAATCTACCATTATTCGAATGAATACACATTGGTATAGAAGACCTAATATCTACATGTTATGCATTTTAAGTTCTGTGCTATGTATTTCTCATATGCTTATATTAACACCTATGATTGAATTATCGATGAGGAAGATTTGCTTTTCAATTTATGACGTAGAAAATGTCAACGATAAAAAATGCAATTCTTCTGAGATTCAAATGATCATGTCCAGCATATCATCATCGACAATGATTATCACAGGTATCTTGGGGATGTTCACGTCGGGGAAATGGGGTCAATGGTCTGACGAATATGGGAGGCTATTTGTATTTAGATATATTGCAATCTTCCGATTAATCGGGTTTGTTTTACAGATCTACTCTGTATCACCCTATGTTCACTATAATAAATGGTTAATTATTGTAGCTTCATCGTTTGATTCTATAGGCGGTGGGTTTTTCACCATTATTGCCAATTCGAATAGTTTTATTGCAGATATAACACCTGCTAAAGATCGTGCCACCGTTATAAGTATTTTAATGAGTGTAGTAAGTGCATCCATGGGGGCTGGTCCCATGATTGGATCGATCTTGGTCAAATATAACAGATATTGTCCATTAATTGTGGCATTGGTATTAGTggttatatttatattactATGTAGTGGGGTAGTAGTGGAACCAAGACACAAAGAAGCATTAACCTATTCTAAATTGGAACGCTTACATAGAATACAATCCGATGAAATCCATAGAGATATACAGGCTGGAAATTCATGGGTCAAAACAATTTACCGTCATTTCTTACAATCTTTTGAACctctaaaaaaattatggaTAAATACTCATGATGAACATGATAGACGCAAGGGATTAAGTCCAAGATACACGGTACTCTTATTAGTATTCTTAGACATCTTATACATATGTTCTACTCAAGCCCATTTCCCAGCACTGATATTATTTACCACATTCAAATATAACTGGAAATCAGTTGAACTAGGATATTTCATCTCGTTCTTAGGGTTCGGCAAGTCATTGATTCTTTTGGTGGCTGCACCTTGGCTgatgtattatttgaagaaacaTTACCCAATCAACGAAAACCATATGGACCGCATCGATATCCTCAGTATTAGAATATCATTTCTGTTTATATCTCTGGGTACTTGGATTTTTATCACGTTCAATAAATACGTTCCATCGATCCTTACCTATGCTATATGCGCTAATTTAGGGGCATTTGTCCCTGCCACATTACAAGCTACAGTTATTAAATACTGTGACCAGAAAAATACCGGCTCAATCTACGGAGCCATTGCATTAGTTCGTGGTGCAGTAATGCTGGTAACCCCAGCCATACTACTGAAAATATACGGGTTAACTATCGAGACAGCAGCAGAAACTTTTATGTTTGTCCCCGGTGTATGCACTGTCACTGCATTGGCCCTATCCCTTGTTTACTTGTACGAGTAGTCATTTCCATACTATACTATACTATACTATACTATATTTCACTATATTATCTTACATTATACAATACATCAAAACACAATACAATACAATATGATATAATAGCACTACTAAGtaattggtaataataCCCTGATTTTTGTCCAATCAGGAGCTCCATCCGTGCCCCACACAGTATACCAACCCTAACACCCCTGTTTTTTCGCTGCTAAAACCCTATTCCAAACGATATGCAACCCTAACACCCAAATTGTTTACGTCATTTAGTTGACAATCCGGTTTCGCATTGACGTCGTTTTAGTCCTGAGACAAAGCCGATTGGCTCATGGAATCCAAGATATTACTAACTAGAGTTTACAGTATACGATGATGAattaacaaaataatactcTAATGCTCTAATACTCTAATGTTCTAATACTGCAATACGCTGGTGCTCTAGCATTGTATTGTCCTAACAGGTAGCAGAAAACATTGCCACTGGCCAGTAACACAGCCTATTTCTGGATAAAGTAATGAGTTGTTTTATTACCAATACAAAGCAAGGCCAAGAATAAGGAATTCTAAGACTTCGCTAAGCCTACTGTAAAGTCACTTTCGAGGCTTGACCAGTTGATACAAAAGAACAGTCTTCTTTGGACTCGTGCCCGGCTTAGACTGTGCTACCTTTGTTTGCTTATTTAACAAACTTTCTACACTGTGGCAAGTTACGTCATTTACAAACTTTCGAACAATTAAACTCTCATACCTCAGAGATATCCCTGTAGGGGGTCGGATTGGACCACAAAGATTTTGACTATAGAAAGAGggagagaaaaaaaagcaacCCTTTCTCTGGTTTATCAAGACGCtttagttaattttttgatttactCTGTTGTCACTTCGTTTActatttgttatttttttccctttttttcttcattaaatagacaagaaaaaagttttttaTATTACCGTGCTTGCCTGTTCCaacaagaaatatatttctgaTCTGTTTATTGTGcctataatatattttgtgctaaataaaatttatattgcTTTAAAATActaggaaaaaaaatcaaaaaaaaaaatcagaaaaaaaatcagcTTCcgttatatttttttaaaagaaaacaaaaaaaatagaaaaaaaaacgacAGCGACAgcaacaaaataaaaagaagatttattctatattataatatattataccCAGACGGTTATTCCAATagtgaattttttttgtcattttatttttacaagatctaattttttttcttttagtATGGGGCTACTagaccaaaaaaaataggtACAAGAACCTTTACACCCACAGGGCGTAACAGTTGAAAGAACCAGATCTGTTTCTAGCTCCATAAAAGGCTTCTTTAGAGgcaattcaaattctacACAAAGTCAAAATCTGAATCAAAGCCAAAGTAATACCACCTCTCCCATTCAAACGCCAAGCCAAACGCCCATGCATTCTCCGTTAAGCTCCCCCATGCATTCTCCACTACATTCGCCAAGTATGAAACCTTTAGCTAAAATAATCACTTCTACTATCAATCCATCAATGATACCAGATATTTCTAAACtttcattaaatgatgCATCTTTATCAAAGCAGAACACTTCAGAAACTAGCTATATATCCGATTTTCAAAACTATCCTCCTCCACCTCAATTGGCCaatcattcaaattcttcaaatttagTACATCCAAGCCATCATTTACGTAGGCCTTCTCATAGAGAAAGTAATGATACTATATTATGCGGTTCCAACGATATTAATAGACAACCACCTTCTACTCCAAAACATATGGAGTGCATCTCTCCTCAAAACTCCAAAAAGgataatgatttattagcTACTTCTGGTTCATTAGATTCCACTCCAAGAAATATCGATGCCGTATTGGATCATAAGATTGTATCAAGAAAACATTCCAAAAGTCTTTCAAGAAAGCCttcttctaaaaataaaagcacagatgaattatttaaaacatcaaccactcaaaataataaccaaCCAAATCAATTACCTCCTTTatcaacaaagaaaaatatttcaagatCAAACTCGATTAAATCAAGAGACGGTACTCCTACAACTTGTATaccaaatgaaaatacCGTCATTATTCAAGTGGATAACTTTAAAGTTTATAAAGATGGTCATCACGTTCATGACTTAAAGATTAGTCCAATTTTAcaagataattttaattccgTGTCTTCAGCTTCATCAACTTCTTCTATTgatataaatgaaaatatacgACAGGGCAAACAATCACAATCACAACAACATTCAAATGAAACTGCTGTAAAACAaaaatcatctttattttctttatcaacTTTTTTCAAACCGCATCAAAAAGATTCAAATGCTCCCTCTATTGAAACGATACCGATGGatgatttttctttagcAAATGGGACTTCTCTTTTACCAAGgaaatatctttatcaattaaCAAACTCTGCTCCttcatcttttttcaatttaaattgttcaacttcttcatcttcatcaccttcaaattcaaattcaaaaaataattctaatgaatCTTTAACCCTAAGCAAAAAGCAACATTCAGAAACTGCCACTGAAGATGAAAAGAATTGTTCATCGAAGAATCCTAAAATTGTTAATCCAATGGCTGCAGTAGGCCCAGAAGAATTGAAACT
Coding sequences:
- the JJJ2 gene encoding Jjj2p (similar to Saccharomyces cerevisiae JJJ2 (YJL162C); ancestral locus Anc_1.185), with the translated sequence MTVTDGVPNIDETTYYSVLGLTSKASVSEIRKSYMKLAKSLHPDKSKSNASEELFKIVSNAHSILIDPELKLDYDNTLLRTGLYTYKPSVSTQSSKPNNTSSNKTQNSSPYHTSNSPTKSHTKYSTNNQYFSSYNTKIHTEHYNKHNPHSYKKHTKPVDIPNYNSKRKAQPYEKQPYGFGTTSNIKPQSKTHDKPRPKAHDKPSQTNSYSTHSKPAFNLKSYETRNKTSIPTKKMEKESNNKNDILNVNGKKSTKDFLNETLNNSHSSQPNVTEPTNRTRPFLEEIEDEAITSMKFKNPKVTSTENKNNAVKLNLNGFSSQRSRHYARTKSDNYNYKNTRKSKSPTRIKSTEITGNWDNLKEILEKLNKETSSINKTDQNSHSELNFRSGLSDFQQIQNSLPSSDDQDKSFNMNEMFDLLVDELPGPKRQKIFSGLSNNEESDSEVLLSNPINRTLPHAYKPEFIPLEQYNIDLDLVDIPIPHPPTAFNLDTSSITNIENYKKQVIEFHETCNALKTEILKRQLLRINSEDFLLERLVRIENCENWISSQNYDLHLLAKLTEIQNVQNVVSIEFNNLMKNLSGLTN
- the TBLA0J00980 gene encoding uncharacterized protein (similar to Saccharomyces cerevisiae YJL163C; ancestral locus Anc_1.183), which gives rise to MVNPLTKFSNSSTMLLENSKTSDDKQNNYRSHELSIDTTMKNSLEESDDIMNDPSSNIIIAGLSDTQTSSVWNKINQEELEYTGVTTIENFLEAELDGEENNEVRWFQESTIIRMNTHWYRRPNIYMLCILSSVLCISHMLILTPMIELSMRKICFSIYDVENVNDKKCNSSEIQMIMSSISSSTMIITGILGMFTSGKWGQWSDEYGRLFVFRYIAIFRLIGFVLQIYSVSPYVHYNKWLIIVASSFDSIGGGFFTIIANSNSFIADITPAKDRATVISILMSVVSASMGAGPMIGSILVKYNRYCPLIVALVLVVIFILLCSGVVVEPRHKEALTYSKLERLHRIQSDEIHRDIQAGNSWVKTIYRHFLQSFEPLKKLWINTHDEHDRRKGLSPRYTVLLLVFLDILYICSTQAHFPALILFTTFKYNWKSVELGYFISFLGFGKSLILLVAAPWLMYYLKKHYPINENHMDRIDILSIRISFLFISLGTWIFITFNKYVPSILTYAICANLGAFVPATLQATVIKYCDQKNTGSIYGAIALVRGAVMLVTPAILLKIYGLTIETAAETFMFVPGVCTVTALALSLVYLYE
- the TBLA0J00990 gene encoding uncharacterized protein (similar to Saccharomyces cerevisiae HAL5 (YJL165C) and KKQ8 (YKL168C); ancestral locus Anc_1.180) — translated: MHSPLSSPMHSPLHSPSMKPLAKIITSTINPSMIPDISKLSLNDASLSKQNTSETSYISDFQNYPPPPQLANHSNSSNLVHPSHHLRRPSHRESNDTILCGSNDINRQPPSTPKHMECISPQNSKKDNDLLATSGSLDSTPRNIDAVLDHKIVSRKHSKSLSRKPSSKNKSTDELFKTSTTQNNNQPNQLPPLSTKKNISRSNSIKSRDGTPTTCIPNENTVIIQVDNFKVYKDGHHVHDLKISPILQDNFNSVSSASSTSSIDINENIRQGKQSQSQQHSNETAVKQKSSLFSLSTFFKPHQKDSNAPSIETIPMDDFSLANGTSLLPRKYLYQLTNSAPSSFFNLNCSTSSSSSPSNSNSKNNSNESLTLSKKQHSETATEDEKNCSSKNPKIVNPMAAVGPEELKLINTISDQIHKKFRYYNPKYSSSSSSTSPSPPLTSNQTFSKDPSKRKGETFSELYGKPIAKLGHGAYGVVKLCAKQKPQRSINYPTYSSNSKYFFAVKELKPRPNEPLEKFSTRITSEFIIGLSLNRSNDKHKPPKNILHIIDLMHINGAFIEVMEFCPAGDLYSLLIRNSKNGSSLHPLEADCFMKQLLHGVKYMHDHGVAHCDLKPENLLLYPSGLLKICDFGTSCVFQTAWERHPHSQSGAVGSEPYVAPEEFIPRNDYDPRLVDSWSCGVIYCSMVLGHYLWKIAVPEKDSFYSSFLDELESDEEFYIFEELRHINHDINRFRKVALYKIFQPNPKKRVCVDQVLSSSWMKHTRCCISYRSNDIER